In Sinorhizobium numidicum, the following proteins share a genomic window:
- a CDS encoding ABC transporter substrate-binding protein, translating into MQIRKLLAAAAVALGLAAQPALAQNLTLEFVVWNYSLETIQDNVRLFEEANPGIKVNITDYAWPDYHDSLILRIRSKTPTDVVYGGQDWLPAWAAAGFIAPLDSVAPAGAIEELSADIAGFALTDVTYDGKVYGLPYYSDTISFIYNKKILKDAGIAVPATWEEVTAAAEQLKAGGMDKPIIYEYNQELPNFYDAFVAQSYGRGAELFDAELNPLFADPENGAYKQLEWIADAYAKGLVQSDNHESTIITAMNTGKHAFTIVFTYVLAALNDAATQPLAGQFALAPMPGEKHSTLGFAKSYVVTATTAADPVRAEAAWKFVNFMAGKPYTVAKRWAVEKGLGFAQLPLFEDQDVITAWGKWADVGALGAQASIAKAGTYTEFSSIWSAYFRPLLAQAMVGEAPVDRVMKDGAQRWTELKEKFASR; encoded by the coding sequence ATGCAAATCAGGAAACTCCTAGCCGCCGCGGCCGTGGCTTTAGGCCTCGCCGCGCAGCCGGCGCTGGCGCAGAATCTCACGCTCGAATTCGTCGTCTGGAACTATTCGCTCGAGACCATCCAGGACAATGTCCGTCTGTTCGAGGAGGCCAATCCCGGGATCAAGGTCAACATCACCGATTATGCCTGGCCCGACTATCACGACAGCCTGATCCTGCGCATCCGCAGCAAAACGCCGACCGATGTGGTCTATGGTGGTCAGGATTGGTTGCCGGCATGGGCCGCCGCCGGATTCATCGCGCCGCTTGACTCGGTCGCGCCTGCCGGGGCGATCGAGGAGCTTTCCGCTGACATCGCCGGCTTTGCGCTCACCGACGTGACCTATGACGGCAAGGTCTACGGCTTGCCGTACTACTCGGACACTATCAGCTTCATCTACAACAAGAAGATCCTCAAGGATGCCGGCATTGCCGTGCCCGCGACCTGGGAAGAGGTGACGGCCGCGGCCGAGCAGCTCAAGGCTGGCGGCATGGATAAGCCGATCATCTACGAATACAATCAGGAGCTGCCGAACTTCTACGATGCCTTCGTCGCGCAGTCCTATGGCCGCGGCGCCGAACTATTCGACGCCGAGCTGAACCCGCTGTTCGCCGATCCCGAGAACGGTGCCTACAAGCAGCTCGAGTGGATCGCCGACGCCTATGCCAAGGGGCTGGTGCAGTCGGACAACCACGAGTCGACGATCATCACAGCGATGAACACGGGCAAGCACGCCTTCACGATCGTCTTTACCTACGTGCTCGCCGCCCTCAACGACGCCGCAACGCAGCCGCTCGCCGGCCAGTTCGCGCTGGCGCCGATGCCGGGCGAGAAGCATTCGACCCTCGGCTTTGCCAAGTCCTATGTTGTCACCGCGACCACCGCGGCCGATCCGGTTCGCGCCGAGGCGGCATGGAAGTTCGTCAACTTCATGGCCGGCAAGCCCTATACGGTTGCCAAGCGTTGGGCGGTTGAAAAAGGTCTCGGCTTCGCGCAGCTGCCGCTGTTCGAAGACCAGGACGTGATCACCGCCTGGGGCAAATGGGCCGACGTCGGCGCGCTCGGCGCGCAGGCTTCGATCGCCAAGGCCGGCACCTATACCGAGTTCTCCTCGATCTGGTCCGCCTACTTCCGGCCGCTGCTGGCCCAGGCGATGGTCGGCGAGGCCCCGGTCGATCGGGTGATGAAGGACGGCGCGCAGCGCTGGACCGAACTCAAGGAGAAGTTCGCGAGCAGGTAA
- a CDS encoding carbohydrate ABC transporter permease — MWTINRFPGLWLLPALLPVILMTVYPIGHALWTSLHEVMILFPGEPFVGLRNYGRVVASNYFQDALRNSLVFTLFAAPSAVILGTLIALFLQRRFFGSQVVRSIVLLPWVLPGAISAVLWVWVFHPSFGILNGIMRDLGLIEDSILWLTNPRTALMAVTFAHVWTQIPFAVVLMMAALSTINSETLEAAAIDCRNPLKRFRYIIFPEIKAMIVVLLVYNALIAFTSYDLVYAMTGGGPGTATTLLSFQIWRESFSMYDFGAGSAVAFIVVVISAVLIVAITRALPSDLFASD; from the coding sequence ATGTGGACCATCAATCGCTTTCCGGGCCTGTGGCTGTTGCCGGCGCTGTTGCCCGTCATCCTGATGACGGTCTACCCGATCGGTCACGCGCTCTGGACGTCGCTGCACGAGGTGATGATCCTGTTCCCCGGCGAGCCCTTCGTCGGTCTGAGGAATTACGGGCGCGTCGTTGCCAGCAACTATTTCCAGGATGCGCTGCGGAACTCGCTGGTCTTTACGCTCTTCGCCGCGCCGTCTGCGGTGATCCTCGGCACGCTGATCGCACTCTTCCTGCAGCGGCGCTTTTTCGGCTCGCAGGTCGTTCGCTCCATCGTGCTGCTGCCCTGGGTGCTGCCGGGCGCGATCTCGGCGGTGCTGTGGGTCTGGGTGTTCCACCCGAGCTTCGGTATCCTCAACGGCATCATGCGCGATCTCGGCCTGATCGAGGACTCGATCCTCTGGCTCACTAACCCGCGTACCGCGCTGATGGCGGTGACCTTCGCCCATGTATGGACGCAAATCCCATTCGCCGTCGTTTTGATGATGGCGGCGCTCTCGACCATCAACTCCGAGACGCTCGAAGCGGCGGCCATCGACTGCCGCAATCCACTGAAGCGGTTCCGCTACATCATCTTCCCCGAGATCAAGGCGATGATCGTGGTGCTGCTAGTCTATAACGCGCTGATCGCGTTCACCAGCTACGACCTGGTCTACGCCATGACCGGCGGCGGCCCGGGGACGGCGACGACGCTTTTGAGCTTCCAGATCTGGCGCGAGAGTTTTTCGATGTACGACTTCGGCGCCGGCTCGGCGGTCGCTTTCATCGTCGTCGTCATCTCCGCGGTCCTGATCGTCGCCATCACCCGGGCGCTGCCCTCAGACCTGTTTGCGAGCGATTGA
- a CDS encoding carbohydrate ABC transporter permease, producing MAGRLHPILTVAFAALILLFTGGPVLLSLYGSLVPDRILLSPDKSIITEGPNFETYRYVFTGQLPESYQQESANRAMISDAARQVPRALVNSSIYALAAMVLNLILGAPAAFVFARYVFPGKKISFMYLILSPLVPAVALVTPIYMMLQFLGLVGTQLGIILVHTAKALPFTVLILSVFFRKIPAEIFEAAVLDHCSRFQTFWRIALPLALPSVAATGLFAFMISYSEYMFAMILSGDTRTRPVSVVMTALARNTDVSWSLLNTGIFIAIVPTLVLVVFVWRFVVEGLLSGAVKG from the coding sequence ATGGCTGGTCGGCTGCATCCCATCCTGACCGTAGCCTTCGCCGCGCTGATCCTGCTGTTCACCGGCGGGCCGGTACTGCTCTCGCTCTATGGCAGCCTGGTGCCCGATCGTATCCTACTCAGCCCCGACAAGTCGATCATCACCGAAGGCCCGAACTTCGAGACCTACCGCTACGTCTTTACCGGGCAGTTGCCCGAAAGCTACCAGCAGGAAAGCGCCAACCGCGCGATGATCTCGGACGCCGCGCGGCAGGTGCCGCGGGCGCTGGTCAATTCCTCGATCTATGCGCTTGCCGCGATGGTGCTGAACCTCATCCTCGGCGCGCCGGCGGCCTTCGTCTTTGCCCGTTACGTCTTCCCCGGCAAGAAGATCAGCTTCATGTACCTGATCCTGTCGCCGCTGGTGCCGGCCGTGGCGCTGGTGACGCCGATCTACATGATGTTGCAGTTTTTGGGGCTCGTCGGCACCCAGCTCGGCATCATCCTGGTCCACACCGCCAAGGCGCTGCCGTTCACCGTGCTGATCCTGTCGGTGTTCTTCCGCAAGATCCCGGCCGAGATCTTCGAGGCTGCCGTTCTCGATCATTGCAGCCGCTTCCAGACCTTCTGGCGCATCGCGCTGCCGCTGGCGCTACCGTCGGTCGCCGCCACGGGGCTGTTTGCCTTCATGATCTCCTACTCGGAGTACATGTTCGCGATGATCCTTTCCGGCGACACCCGGACGCGGCCCGTCTCGGTCGTCATGACGGCGCTGGCGCGCAACACTGATGTGAGTTGGAGCCTGCTCAACACCGGTATCTTCATCGCCATCGTGCCGACGCTGGTGCTGGTCGTCTTCGTCTGGCGCTTTGTCGTCGAGGGCCTGCTCAGCGGCGCCGTCAAGGGATAG
- a CDS encoding RidA family protein — protein MTAGPYSPVLEVAVRRLVVISGQVAVDLEGHVIGDSIEKQTIAMLPCAGHLASAGCMLSDVFKVNIYFVDLGHWARFNAVYEEAMPEPLPVRTAVQAILLPGYLVEIEMWAVRAKG, from the coding sequence GTGACCGCCGGCCCCTACTCACCGGTGCTCGAGGTCGCTGTGCGGCGCCTCGTCGTCATCTCCGGCCAGGTCGCCGTCGATCTCGAAGGCCACGTCATCGGCGACAGCATCGAAAAGCAGACGATTGCGATGCTGCCTTGCGCTGGCCACCTGGCGAGCGCCGGGTGCATGCTGAGCGATGTGTTCAAGGTCAACATCTACTTTGTCGACCTCGGCCACTGGGCGCGCTTTAACGCCGTCTACGAGGAGGCGATGCCCGAGCCGCTGCCGGTGCGCACCGCGGTGCAGGCGATCCTCTTGCCGGGGTATCTGGTCGAGATCGAAATGTGGGCCGTCAGAGCGAAGGGTTAG
- a CDS encoding ABC transporter ATP-binding protein → MASVDLRNIVKSFGKVEAVRDVSLSIADKELVVFVGPSGCGKSTLLRVIAGLEGITSGELLIGGRPMNRVAAADRGIAMVFQSYALYPHMSVAENMGFALKMIGVSKAEVDRKVHAAANILQISELLERKPRQLSGGQRQRVAIGRAITRSPDVFLFDEPLSNLDADLRAQMRVEIARLHDELRTTMIYVTHDQVEAMTLADRIVILNNGQVEQEGPPLELYEKPANRFVAGFLGQPKMNFLLAIAAPGNGPIDFRLGADGPVIVSRPVSGAIAPGDRVELGIRPDAISLVDSGGLAGGVVLVERLGGSSLLHARVPGLRDLLTVELPGTYQAEPGSTVRLGIAADRVHVFDASGRTIG, encoded by the coding sequence GTGGCATCCGTAGACCTCAGGAATATCGTCAAGAGCTTCGGCAAGGTCGAGGCTGTGCGCGATGTCTCGCTTTCCATCGCCGACAAAGAACTCGTCGTCTTCGTCGGCCCCTCCGGCTGCGGCAAGTCCACGCTGCTGCGCGTGATCGCCGGGCTTGAGGGCATCACCTCGGGAGAATTGCTGATCGGCGGCAGGCCGATGAACAGGGTGGCGGCCGCCGACCGCGGCATTGCCATGGTGTTCCAGTCCTATGCGCTCTACCCGCATATGAGCGTCGCCGAGAACATGGGTTTTGCACTAAAGATGATCGGGGTGAGCAAGGCCGAGGTCGACCGCAAGGTGCACGCCGCGGCGAACATCCTGCAGATCAGCGAACTGCTCGAGCGCAAGCCGCGTCAACTGTCCGGTGGACAGCGCCAGCGCGTCGCCATCGGCCGCGCCATCACGCGATCGCCGGATGTCTTCCTGTTCGACGAACCGCTCTCGAACCTCGACGCCGACCTCCGCGCCCAGATGCGCGTCGAGATCGCCCGGCTCCACGACGAGCTCAGGACGACGATGATCTACGTGACCCACGACCAAGTCGAGGCGATGACGTTGGCCGACCGGATCGTTATCCTCAACAATGGGCAGGTGGAGCAGGAAGGGCCGCCGCTGGAACTGTACGAGAAGCCGGCGAACCGGTTCGTCGCCGGCTTCCTCGGCCAGCCAAAGATGAACTTCCTTCTCGCGATCGCCGCGCCGGGCAATGGACCGATCGACTTCCGGCTCGGTGCGGACGGACCGGTGATCGTCTCCCGGCCGGTCTCGGGGGCCATCGCCCCGGGCGACCGCGTCGAACTCGGCATCCGGCCCGACGCCATTTCGCTCGTCGACAGCGGGGGCTTGGCGGGGGGCGTCGTTTTGGTCGAGCGCTTGGGCGGGTCGAGCCTGCTGCACGCGCGCGTCCCGGGCCTCCGCGATCTCCTGACCGTGGAACTGCCGGGCACATACCAAGCGGAACCGGGCAGCACGGTGCGGCTCGGCATCGCAGCGGATCGCGTCCACGTCTTCGACGCCTCCGGCCGGACGATTGGATGA
- a CDS encoding IS110 family transposase has product MNQIVTIGLDLAKNIFQVHGIDACRKVVVRKPLRRGEVMKFFASLHPCLIGIATAHHWGRELGKLGHTVRLMPPAYVKAYVKRGKTDAADAEAICEAVTRPTMRFVAVKSMEQQGVLMLHKTRDLLVRQRTMLINALRGHLAEFGIIAAQGTAGVKAAIEAFHAMQDSLPTLARKALHGLIKQMRIVASEIDKIETQILTWHRNNAASRRLAVIPGIGPITASAIVAAAPDATLFSSGRSFAAWLGLTPRSHSSGGKEKLVGISKQGDGYIRRLLVIGATAVIRRARQDSASKNWAAKLLTRKPARLVSVALANKTARIAWALLARNQAYTADVGAA; this is encoded by the coding sequence ATGAACCAGATTGTGACAATCGGACTCGACCTTGCCAAGAATATCTTCCAGGTTCACGGCATCGACGCATGCCGCAAGGTAGTCGTCCGTAAGCCATTGCGCCGCGGCGAGGTGATGAAATTCTTCGCGAGCCTTCACCCCTGCCTCATCGGCATCGCGACGGCTCATCATTGGGGCCGGGAATTGGGCAAGCTCGGCCACACGGTTCGGCTGATGCCGCCAGCCTACGTGAAAGCCTACGTCAAGCGCGGCAAGACCGATGCGGCCGATGCGGAGGCGATCTGCGAGGCCGTGACACGACCGACCATGCGTTTCGTCGCGGTCAAGAGCATGGAACAGCAAGGCGTTCTGATGCTGCATAAAACCCGCGACCTGTTGGTCCGCCAGCGCACCATGTTGATCAACGCCCTGCGCGGACATCTCGCTGAATTCGGCATCATCGCCGCGCAAGGGACCGCCGGCGTGAAAGCGGCGATCGAGGCTTTTCATGCGATGCAAGACAGCCTGCCCACATTGGCGCGCAAGGCGCTGCATGGATTGATCAAACAAATGCGCATCGTGGCCAGCGAAATCGACAAGATCGAAACGCAGATCTTGACCTGGCATCGGAATAATGCGGCAAGCCGGCGGCTGGCTGTCATCCCCGGCATCGGGCCGATCACGGCAAGCGCTATCGTGGCGGCGGCACCCGATGCAACACTGTTTTCCTCGGGCCGCTCCTTCGCGGCGTGGCTTGGTCTAACGCCGCGCTCGCATAGCAGTGGCGGCAAGGAGAAACTTGTCGGCATCAGCAAACAGGGCGATGGCTATATTCGGCGCCTGCTTGTTATCGGCGCCACGGCGGTGATCCGTCGAGCACGGCAGGACAGTGCCAGCAAAAATTGGGCGGCCAAGCTGCTCACCCGCAAGCCGGCCCGGCTGGTCTCGGTGGCCCTGGCCAACAAGACAGCGCGTATTGCCTGGGCATTGCTGGCGCGCAACCAAGCCTATACCGCTGACGTTGGTGCTGCATAA
- a CDS encoding NAD(P)(+) transhydrogenase (Re/Si-specific) subunit beta, whose translation MSFGIHTAAYIAASVLFILSLGGLSGQESAKRAVWYGIVGMAIAVMATVFSPGVELSFTLVLMLIIGTILGTILAKRVEMTGMPQLVAALHSFVGLAAVFIGLNSDLTAHEFATNAEKIIHEVEIFLGVFIGAVTFTGSIIAYGKLAGKIGGKALILPGRHTYNVAIVAVSVLLMMLYMDGAGSWTLYLMTLIAFVLGAHLVMAIGGADMPVVVSMLNSYSGWAAAATGFLLGNDLLIVTGALVGSSGAILSYIMCKAMNRHFLSVILGGFGGATGPAMEVDGEQIAIDVEGVGAALNDADSVIIVPGYGMAVAQAQQAVSELTRQLRALGKEVRFAIHPVAGRLPGHMNVLLAEAKVPYDIVLEMDEINEDFPETDVVIVIGSNDIVNPAAQEDPNSPIAGMPVLEVWKAKQVFVSKRGQGTGYSGIENPLFYKDNTRMFYGDAKDSIGKLLHHIAV comes from the coding sequence ATGTCTTTCGGTATCCACACCGCCGCTTATATTGCGGCATCCGTTCTCTTCATCCTGTCACTCGGCGGCCTTTCCGGCCAGGAAAGCGCCAAGCGCGCCGTATGGTACGGCATCGTCGGCATGGCGATCGCCGTCATGGCCACGGTTTTCAGCCCGGGCGTCGAGCTTTCCTTTACGCTTGTCCTGATGCTCATCATCGGCACCATACTCGGCACCATCCTCGCCAAGCGCGTGGAAATGACCGGCATGCCGCAGCTCGTCGCGGCGCTGCATTCCTTCGTCGGTCTTGCCGCCGTCTTCATTGGTCTCAACTCCGACCTGACGGCGCATGAGTTCGCGACGAATGCGGAAAAGATCATCCACGAAGTGGAGATCTTCCTCGGCGTCTTCATCGGGGCGGTGACCTTCACCGGCTCGATCATCGCCTACGGCAAGCTTGCGGGAAAGATCGGCGGCAAGGCACTGATCCTACCCGGACGCCACACCTACAACGTCGCAATAGTCGCGGTTTCCGTCCTGCTGATGATGCTCTACATGGACGGCGCCGGTTCGTGGACGCTCTACCTCATGACGCTGATCGCCTTCGTGCTCGGCGCGCATCTGGTCATGGCCATTGGCGGCGCCGACATGCCGGTCGTCGTGTCCATGCTGAACTCCTATTCGGGGTGGGCGGCGGCGGCGACGGGCTTCCTGCTCGGCAACGACCTCCTGATCGTCACAGGGGCACTCGTCGGCTCTTCGGGCGCAATCCTCTCCTACATCATGTGCAAGGCAATGAACCGCCACTTCCTGTCGGTCATCCTCGGCGGCTTCGGCGGCGCCACCGGCCCGGCAATGGAGGTCGACGGCGAGCAGATCGCCATCGACGTAGAAGGCGTCGGTGCGGCACTCAACGATGCCGACTCGGTCATCATCGTTCCGGGCTATGGCATGGCGGTCGCCCAGGCGCAGCAGGCGGTTTCCGAACTGACACGGCAGTTGCGCGCGCTCGGCAAGGAAGTCCGTTTCGCCATTCATCCCGTTGCCGGCCGTCTGCCGGGCCACATGAACGTGCTGCTCGCGGAAGCGAAAGTCCCCTACGACATCGTTCTCGAAATGGACGAGATCAACGAGGACTTCCCGGAGACCGACGTCGTTATCGTCATCGGCTCCAACGACATCGTCAATCCAGCCGCGCAGGAAGACCCGAACTCGCCCATTGCCGGCATGCCGGTGCTCGAAGTCTGGAAGGCCAAGCAGGTCTTCGTCTCCAAGCGCGGCCAGGGTACCGGTTATTCCGGCATCGAGAATCCGCTCTTCTACAAGGATAATACGCGGATGTTCTACGGTGATGCTAAGGACTCCATCGGCAAGCTCCTGCATCACATCGCGGTCTAG
- a CDS encoding sugar phosphate isomerase/epimerase family protein, with the protein MKIGLNTDSLGALSLEETLDHAASLGLDCVEFGLGGWSSAPHLDIGELLASPSERDRLLGMLRERKLEISALNASGNPLHPGEIGPKDSQLARDAIELAAELGVGRVIMMSGLPGGGVEEKTPNWITSSWPLEAMDMLEWQWTERVIPFWKDLAPFAEVKGIRLCVENHGRQCVYNPESYFRLREAIGPTVGMNFDPSHLIWMGGDPVSAVRALGVENIYHFHGKDTRVEPQARLNGTLDTKHVVPVVGRTWNFVPLGHGLSRRGWLEIVQALCEVGYDDVISIENEDYTLEIKAAIAESVDVLRFAIGESERRRSA; encoded by the coding sequence ATGAAGATCGGTTTGAACACGGACAGTCTGGGAGCGCTCAGCCTGGAGGAGACGCTCGATCACGCGGCGAGCCTCGGTCTCGACTGCGTGGAATTCGGGCTTGGTGGATGGTCCTCGGCGCCACATCTCGACATCGGCGAATTGTTGGCGAGCCCCTCTGAGCGGGACCGGTTGCTGGGTATGCTTCGCGAGCGCAAGCTGGAAATCTCGGCGTTGAACGCCTCAGGCAATCCGCTTCATCCGGGCGAGATAGGCCCCAAGGACAGCCAGCTCGCGCGCGATGCGATTGAGCTTGCAGCCGAGCTTGGCGTGGGACGGGTGATCATGATGTCGGGCCTGCCAGGCGGTGGGGTGGAGGAAAAGACGCCGAACTGGATCACCTCATCCTGGCCGCTGGAGGCGATGGATATGCTCGAATGGCAATGGACGGAAAGGGTCATTCCGTTCTGGAAGGATCTGGCTCCGTTTGCGGAAGTGAAGGGTATCCGCCTGTGCGTGGAGAATCATGGCCGCCAATGTGTCTATAATCCTGAAAGCTATTTTCGCCTGCGTGAGGCAATCGGTCCGACTGTAGGGATGAATTTCGACCCGTCGCACCTGATCTGGATGGGAGGCGATCCGGTTTCGGCCGTTCGCGCACTTGGCGTGGAGAATATCTACCACTTCCACGGGAAGGACACGCGTGTTGAGCCGCAAGCGCGTCTCAATGGCACGCTCGATACCAAGCATGTGGTGCCGGTTGTGGGACGTACTTGGAATTTCGTGCCTCTGGGACACGGTCTATCGCGGCGTGGCTGGCTCGAAATCGTCCAAGCCCTGTGCGAGGTCGGGTACGACGACGTGATTTCCATCGAAAACGAGGACTATACGCTCGAGATCAAGGCAGCGATTGCTGAAAGCGTCGATGTTTTGCGCTTTGCGATCGGTGAAAGCGAGCGTCGTCGGTCCGCCTGA